One Chanodichthys erythropterus isolate Z2021 chromosome 10, ASM2448905v1, whole genome shotgun sequence DNA segment encodes these proteins:
- the LOC137029577 gene encoding olfactory receptor 5P80-like, whose translation MQNSNSAPNNSIIQPAGFYIIGLSSMPYNNIYVMFLTVLYVITVICNVSLITIIFYDHRLHVPKFMAVGNLALVDLVLSTSLVPGMIKTYLILDNFVPFKLCLVQLYFYFTFVSLESFSICVLSYDRFVAICLPLRQESINTNTRMAYIVGALWIFSVVIIIYAIESFPNLSFCDSMINSYFCDYSPILLLACNDITYQWNIGTTLATLFIVVPLSFIFLTYMGILIAVFRMKNNQSRYKALATCTEHLTLVAIFYIPILIVFNFIFFEFNWNPNVGLVFLSLSSLIPPCVNPIIYSLKTKQIRDRIYSLLTHRLSVHPLKNAH comes from the coding sequence ATGCAGAACAGCAATTCTGCCCCCAACAACTCCATCATTCAGCCTGCAGGATTTTACATTATAGGCTTAAGTTCAATGCCTTACAATAATATTTATGTCATGTTCCTCACTGTGCTTTATGTGATCACAGTCATATGCAATGTCTCTCTGATCACTATCATTTTCTATGACCACCGACTGCATGTCCCAAAGTTCATGGCTGTTGGTAATCTGGCTTTGGTTGATCTTGTTCTCAGCACTTCTCTTGTGCCTGGCATGATAAAGACTTACCTTATTCTAGACAATTTTGTGCCATTCAAACTGTGCCTTGTGCAGttgtacttttactttactTTTGTATCCCTCGAGTCATTTTCCATATGCGTTCTCTCTTACGACAGATTCGTTGCAATCTGCTTGCCTTTAAGACAGGAGTCTATAAACACAAACACCAGAATGGCTTACATAGTTGGTGCACTTTGGATCTTTAGTGTTGTTATAATAATCTATGCTATTGAATCCTTCCCAAACCTCTCATTTTGTGACTCTATGATCAACAGCTATTTTTGCGATTATTCTCCTATTTTATTACTTGCTTGCAATGATATAACATATCAGTGGAATATTGGCACTACTTTAGCTACACTCTTCATTGTTGTACCTTTGTCTTTTATTTTCTTGACCTATATGGGTATATTGATCGCTGTATTCAGAATGAAGAATAATCAGAGCCGTTATAAGGCGCTGGCCACGTGCACCGAACACCTCACATTAGTGGCCATATTCTACATTCCAATTTTAATTGTCttcaattttatattttttgaattTAATTGGAACCCCAATGTAGGTCTggtgtttttgtctttgtcGTCCCTCATCCCACCCTGCGTGAatcccatcatttactcattgaAAACTAAACAGATTCGAGACAGGATTTATTCCTTGTTAACCCACAGACTGTCTGTTCATcctcttaaaaatgcacattaa
- the tpbgl gene encoding trophoblast glycoprotein like has protein sequence MTDCYSFQIKMETNRKQLKSKRYNFTVGLMCLFLLSADAYDCPYTCRCYDRSVICVDSEEIKLPLKVPRMTQNLTLNRNNISVLSDRAFSANGTDMELLALSLEDNNIREIKSCAFCGLPRLLSLELSHNRLMAVDAGAFSGLGQLRNLYLSNTLMAPGASHLRRALSTASLCNLQTLDLSGNRLKTIPLSGFDNLSLTTLILTNNSFATLDTRDLSMLNEFSEISIYLSDNPFECKCDKLKEFNDWLNNSTQCKDADNLKCAQPKEKKDIYVLKVCRQQDLGSYVLLGIVLALIGVVFLMVLYLNRRGIKRWLNNIREACRDQMEVYHYRYEQDSDPRLANVAV, from the coding sequence ATGACAGACTGTTATTCGTTTCAGATTAAAATGgaaacaaacagaaaacaacTTAAATCAAAGCGATATAATTTTACCGTGGGGCtgatgtgtttgtttcttttgtcCGCTGACGCTTATGATTGTCCATATacctgcagatgttatgacagaTCCGTGATCTGTGTGGACTCGGAGGAGATCAAACTACCTCTCAAAGTGCCCAGAATGACCCAAAACTTAACTTTAAACAGAAACAATATCTCCGTTTTATCCGACAGAGCGTTTTCAGCCAACGGGACAGATATGGAGTTGCTCGCGCTGTCACTGGAGGACAACAACATACGGGAGATCAAAAGTTGTGCGTTTTGTGGACTCCCCCGACTTCTTTCCTTAGAACTGAGTCACAACCGTTTAATGGCTGTGGATGCTGGGGCTTTTTCTGGATTGGGACAGCTGCGTAATCTTTACCTCAGTAACACCTTAATGGCTCCGGGCGCGAGCCACTTACGAAGAGCACTCTCCACTGCCAGTTTGTGCAATCTTCAGACACTGGACCTGTCTGGAAATCGTTTGAAAACAATTCCTCTTTCTGGGTTTGACAACCTCAGTTTAACCACATTAATACTGACAAATAATTCCTTCGCGACCTTGGATACACGCGATTTATCAATGTTAAACGAATTCAGTGAAATAAGTATTTACTTATCAGACAACCCCTTCGAGTGTAAATGTGACAAACTGAAGGAGTTTAATGATTGGCTTAACAATAGCACCCAATGCAAAGATGCGGATAATCTGAAATGCGCGCAACCCAAAGAGAAGAAGGATATATATGTGCTGAAAGTGTGCAGACAACAAGACTTGGGTTCTTATGTGCTTCTTGGCATTGTGTTAGCCCTCATCGGAGTTGTGTTCCTCATGGTGTTGTACTTGAACAGACGAGGTATTAAGAGGTGGCTCAATAACATCAGAGAGGCCTGCCGGGATCAAATGGAGGTGTATCATTACAGATATGAACAGGACTCCGATCCCAGACTAGCAAACGTTGCCGTTTAA